DNA from Kitasatospora acidiphila:
GCGTGCACGGTGACCACCGACGATCCGCACCAGCCGGTCGTGCTGGACGGCGACGCGAGCGTGGTGACCGACCTCGACGAGATCGCCGACTTCCTGGCCGCGCTCAACGCCAAGTACGCGACCAGCTTCGGTCCGGACTTCCTCGATCCGGCCCTGAACGCGACTTTCCGGGTCACCCCGGCCTCCGTCTTCGCCCTCGACGACAGCGACTTCACGGGCAGCCCGACCCGCTGGACGTTCCCGTCCCGTGATTCGTAAATTGGCCTCAACTCGCCCGCTCCAAAACGCTCGCGCGGGTCTAGAATGGTTCGTACACCAGACAGCTGGAGAGAGCCGCACCGCCCTCGAAGACGTTCGTAGGCCGTCCGAGCGACTCCTTGTCTAGGGCCTGGCTAGGCCCCCGGCAGGTCCCATTGACAGCGATGCCCTGAGCGACGGCTAGGACGCGCGAAGTCGAAAGAGGATCTACCGGGGACTGTCATGTCTCCGGGCACCTCTCTGCCGCGAGGCTCAGTGCGGCAGCTCCTGCTCCGTCCAGATGGTCTTGCCCGACGCGGTGTACCGGCTCCCCCACCGGCTGGTCAGCTGCGCCACCAGGTAGAGCCCGCGCCCGCCCTCGTCGGTGAGCCGGGCGCGCCGCATCCGCGGCTGGGTGGCGCTGCCGTCGGAGACCTCGCAGGTCAGCGTGTCGGCCCGGATCAGCCGCACCACCACGGGCCCGCCGCCGTACCGGATCGCGTTGGTGACCAGCTCACTCAGCACCAGCTCGGTGGTGAAGGCGAGTTCGGCCAGTCCCCAGGAGGTCAGCACGGCGGTGGCGTCCTCGCGCACCCGGGCCACCGCGGCCGGGTCCAGCTCGACCGTCCAGACCGCGGTGTCGGCGGGCGGCACCGCCTTGGTGCGGGCCAGCAGCAGCGTCACGTCGTCGCGCAGCCGGGTCGGCGGCAGCCCGGCGATCAGCCGCTCCCCGGCCTCGGGCAGCGGGCAGTCCAGGCCGCGCACGCCGCGCAGCCGGTGCAGCAACTCGACCATCCCGGCGTCGATGTCGCCGTCCCCGCGCTCGATCAGGCCGTCGGTGTAGAGGGCCAGCATGCTGCCTTCGGGCAGCTCGACCCGGGCCGACTCGAAGGGCAGCCCGCCGACCCCGAGCGGCGGTCCCGGCGACACGGGCAGCATCTCGGCGCTGCCGTCGGGGTAGGCGACGGCGGGCGGC
Protein-coding regions in this window:
- a CDS encoding pyridoxamine 5'-phosphate oxidase family protein; translation: MNDSDITSARPWMPGYGILPADQGTGLLPWFWAERRLADSHEYWVCTVRPDRRPHAMPVWGVWLRRALWFSSARASRKYRNLAANPACTVTTDDPHQPVVLDGDASVVTDLDEIADFLAALNAKYATSFGPDFLDPALNATFRVTPASVFALDDSDFTGSPTRWTFPSRDS